DNA from Brassica napus cultivar Da-Ae chromosome C4, Da-Ae, whole genome shotgun sequence:
CTAACCATTTCAATGTTAAGATTAAAAttcttagatcagataatggtggtgaaTATACTAGCACAGCCTTCAAACAACATCTAGCCTCACATGGAATCATTCAACAAAccagctgtccttacacaccccaacaaaatggtgtggctgaaagaaagaatagacacttgatggaagtggcaaggAGTATGATGTTCCATACAAATGTACCCAAGCGGTTTTGGGGGGATGCAGTAGTCACAGCCACCTACCTAATCAACCGCACACCTACAAGAGTCCTCTTTGATGCCACCCCATATGAGGTACTAAACAAATCTAGACCATCAATTGAtcatttgcgtgtgtttgggtgtgtgtgctttgttttgattccaggagaactaagaaacaaactggaggcaaagagcacaaaggcaatgttcattggatactctacgCACCAAAAGGGGTACAAATGCTATGTACcagagacaaggagagtcctagtatccagagatgttaagttcatggaatccaaggcctattatgatgagaagagttgggaggaactcaaagatctatctcATTCTGCCTCGGACAGAGCTAACAACCTGAAGATTCTTATGGAAAGACTCGGCATTAACCTAGAAAAGGAACCAGAGAAAGGCCGGGACACTACTCCTTATAAAGAGACCATGGTTCATAACACTGAAGACTCTCATCCTGACCATGAAGGGGGGAATGAAGATCAACCGGCgcaagctcaacctgaagaaAACCCAGTATtatctcatgatcaagatgagatggGACAACCAGACACTGAAGCTCAAGAAGGAGAACCAAGCAGCAGTAATGAACCTGAGCAGACACAAGTCCTAAGGAGAAGTACAAGGATCAGAAGACCAGCCTCAGATTGggttaaaaatgattttgtttactacaatgctcaagctgtggcACATCCAGAAAGTGGATTAtgctccctagctcactatccagaagaacatcaagtctttatgagttcattggacctggaatggataccaagaacatatgcagaagctatggaagatgatgaatggaggatatcggtggatgatgaaatgagggccatggagaagaacaacacctggtatgagacagaacttccaaaagggaagaaagccgtgaccagcagactcatacataccattaagtatcttgcaaatgggaagccagaaagaaagaagaccagactggtggcaagaggatacacacaagtgtatggagaggactatctagacacctttgcaccagtggccaagcttcatacaatccggattCTACTCTCATTAGCAGTGAACCTAGAATGGGacctttggcaaatggatgtgaagaatgctttcctgcaaggagaactagaagatgaagtgtatatgaaaCCACCTCCGGGGATGGAAgaaatggtgaaaccagggaatgttctTAGACTCAGAAAGGCAAtctatggcttgaagcaatcaccaagagcttggtaccacAAGCTAAGCACTACATTGAATGGAAGGGgatttgtgaagtctcaagcggatcacacactcttcactctcaccagcaagcaaggaATTACGGTAattctagtctatgtggatgacatcatcatcacgggtagtgacaaggaggggatcagttTAACCAAGACATTTCTCAAGGCcgcatttgacatcaaagacctgggagaactgaagtacttccttggcattgagatgtgcagatcaaaggaaggattattcatgtcccaaagaaagtataccctggacatattaaaggaggcaggagatcttggaggaagacatgccaagacaccacttgaagaaggttacaaggtattgcgagagggggagtatgaagacactccatttgaagatgtcaagcagtatagacggatggttgggaagctgatctatctaaccatcactcggccagatgtgtgTTTCGCAGttaatcaagtgagccagcacatgcaaactcccaaggttcatcactggaacatggtggagaggattcTAAGATACTTAAGAGAAGCGCCAGgacaaggtgtatggatggcttgcaacaagaacactgaggtgataggatactgtgatgcagattgggctggagatagagtagacagaaggtcaaccaccggttattgtacattcattggagggaatcttgtcacttggaagagcaagaaacagaaagtAGTATCTTGTTCAAgcgcagaagcagagtacagatcaatgaggaagctaaccagtgagcttatctggataaaggggcttttaggcgacttgggaattgagatcacctctcccatgaccatgcactgtgacaaccaagccgcaatacacattgcatccaactcagtctttcatgaaaggacaaagcacatagaagtagactgccacaaggtcagacaagcagtggagcagcaagtgattctcccatgttatacaagaagtgcggatcagctggctgacatcttcaccaaggcggccagtagcaaagtttgtgagtccattcttccaagacttggactcataaaccttCCATGTCAATGATCTCCTCACCGtggagtattctactctttttcctttgcttggtttttatcccaagtggtttttccaagaaaaggttttaatgagggaatacttcatggctttccaagcttgacactcactactgtcaagcttgagggggagtgttgacatgaagaattaaacaaagggaagtagtggaggaagtgggagaagtggccatatcacttaccaaatggggaGGAATGACTAGTCCACTACTAGTTAGTGGAGGAAGTGGGAGGAGTggccatatcacttaccaaatggggaggagtggctagtccactactagttatttattcttccaccattgagtgcttattgcttttgtttcctttaaatACACCATGTATGTTACACAATTCAATACAAACATTTCTTTCATTCTCTCAAATCTCACAAATCCTCTCATTCTCTTAAATTCTCaaatttctcttctctctcaaatacTTACGGTtacttcactcctttttactTTGTTTGTGTGCTTCATCACGGTTAAAACACTTAGAAGCTCTCATAATCCCACAAATTATCAGCCTTCACAGGACATATCCCTCTATCTTTGGCAAACGTGACGGAGCTCGAGTCACTTGATCTATCAAACAACCAACTCTCAGGGACTATTCCTAAAGAACTCGAGAAGCTGTCATTTCTTTCGTACATAAGTGTAGCTCATAACCAACTCAAAGGAGAAATACCACAAGGAACACAAATCACTAGCCAACCTAGATCCTCCTTTGAAGGGAAtgcagagctttgtggttttcCTCTCAAGGGAAGTTGCTTCCGGACTATCGCACCACCAATGCAACAACAAGAGCaagacaaaggagaagaagtGTTGAACTGGAAAGCCGTAGCAATAGGGTATGGGCCTGGACTGTTGCTTGGTTTGTTACTAGGTCAAGTTATGGCTTCATATAGGCCGGAGTGGCTCATCAAGATAACAGGTCTGTATAAATTCAGAAACCGTTAGGACCATTTTGCGTTTGATCTTTAAACGCATGTCAATTCGCTGCTGGCCTTGCAATGAAGTAGTTCCTCGGGATTACTTTTTCTTTGTATCCTATTCCTAGCCCAAAGCATTGTTGTTCTATTTCATATATTCCATAACGTAAGATAGCTAAAATTTATGTCGTAATTATATGAACATCTCTATTTCTCAGGGTATGTGTTGATAAATTGATGTATCTCTATGCCACAAACATATGAGACACACACTTCATCTCCGCAGTGAGTGGAGAGCTCATATATATGCTTTCTTGCATTCAGTGTGCTTCTGTGTGTGGTAGAATAGAGAAGCAGAGGAAACATACAAAGGAATTGTCAATGATTTGGACCATACACAAATGTTCAGATTTTCTCAGATATTTGACTATATGTAACTCAATTACAACTAAAAACCTTTTTTCCTATGTTTTCATCTTTTAATACCATCATCTGTTAACATAACAGAGAGAAAACAGAGCCATGCTATGTATGTTTAAAAGTTCCatgtaacaataaaaaaaaaaaaactatcaagaACTAAAAACATTATTTCTCTTTTCAACATGATTACATAAAccaaattcttaaaataaaaaaaaaaagattcaaaaacctctctgagtattattttaattcaatttaCACTGATATTCCTCCACCGCCTGTAACATCATCTGGAGGACTGATCGTGATCCAAAGCAGCGAGACAGTAATCGAGACAAGCCCCGACCAAACATAAACAATGGTCGGAACCTTTCCTCTCCGACCCATCAACCCTTTAGCAAACGGATACATATGAGTCAATACCCACATGCTAAAGAACGTCCCTCCTAGCAACTTGTTCCACTGCGGAATCACACTATATATAGTCCTCGAAGCTCCTATCACAATCGCAACGAGGTTCACTACAATGATCGTTAGAGGCATGATGAACAACCCCGTCCACTTCACAATGTAAAGATCCGCAAAGacgtcgtcttcgtcttctcctGCGGATTTAGATGTCAATGTGAAAGAGATTTCGATTCCAGCTATCACTTTGAGAAACCCTTGAACAACTGCTGCGAGATGAGCGCTCGTGCCTCCTATGAGCCAAAACTGTTCGTTCCTCCACCATTCTTCGAGTCCAATACCTGACCATTTGACCTCGAGGAGGGAGATTAGAGTTAAGGTGATGGTGATGCATAGGAGGTAGGAGAGGAAGTGAATGTCGAGGCTCTGGACGATGAATTTGCCGGAGAAGAGACAGAGAGCTGGGAGGAAGCAGTAGACGACCAAGAAGATGGAGGTGAAAGGGTAGATACCGACGTTGAGGTAGGCCACTCGCTGGAGAAACTTGAGCCGCCTGGTGGCGAAAATCGCGTTGTTCTTGGAGAAGAAGATCTCTACTGAGCCAGTGGCCCAACGGAGGACTTGGTGGAGACGGTCAGTGAGATTTATTGGAGCTGTGCCGCGGAAAGCGTCACGTTTTGTGATGCAGTAAACGGACCGCCAACCACGGTTGTGCATACGGTAGCCCGTCACCACGTCTTCAGTGACTGACCCGTAGATCCATCCTATTCTATCTCCCCATTCTGTATTGTCTTCATACCTGGAAAGCCATATTCACACTCGGTTTAACttttaagcgcgggtcaaaatctagtatccGAAACCTTACCAGCAGGAAATGACAGCGATGGCTTCAGCTACGGTTGGAGCATCAAGGGGTGGTCGAGGCAGGAGCAAAGCACCGGGCGGTCTTCCGTTTTTAACTGACATGTGATCTGCTAGAGGCCGTCCTTGGTACTCTGCAACTGGGATAGTGTCTGTGAACACGGTCGAGTTACCAAACTTTTTGGGCAGACCAAGATCTGGATCATCGGTAAGAGGCTGTGTATCGGACTCTATGTCAGATGCTTGGGAATTTTGGGACGCCCCGGACTGAGTCCGGCCATACATAGCAGGGGCTTTATCTTGACCAAACACGCCTGAGTACTCGTTTGCTCGAGGTGGGTTGAATCCATAGAGAGCATACCTTCGGAACATACACCCTGTTCCGACATAGACCGGTCCTTGTAAACCATCTAATGCTCTCATGTTACCTGTTTGAGTGATCAAAAAAGTTGTTTAAGCTATGGTGGCTTGTGACACAGGCATTAcagttaattttttaattcaagAACTTACCGTCAAAGAAGACAGTATTGTGATTTGCATACCGATCAGATGGGTCAATTCCTTCGAACCTTTGTGGAAACTGAATGTAGCATATTCTATCACCACCTCGGTCCATCATGAAACACATTCCTTCTTTGATAGCTTTGGAATTGTAGATGTAATGATCACAATCCAAATTGAGGATGAATGCACCATTTGATAGTATAGCTGAAGCTCTAACCATACCGTTCATGGCACCAGCTTTCTTGTTATGGTCAAAACCTGGACGTTTCTCACGCGACACATACGCAAACATCGGTACTCGGATATCGATCCCTGTGAAGTCCAATGCACCCTCATTCGGTCCGCCCATCACCGGTTCAAGCTCAGGTACTTTACTCATAATCTACAAATAGGatttcaagttatattatgtttcttggttttttttatctaaattcAAAGTTGATGGATCAGTACCTGTAGGATTCCGGCGTGGTCTCCTTTCGAATGATCAGGTTTTGGTTCAAACCATGTCCCTGGCCAATGCGTACCATCAGCCATCCAAGTTGCTTTCACCACCTCAACTCCATCAGGTGGCAGTACACCGCCATTTTTCTCTTTGGCAATACGCCTTTCCTTAAGCTCTTCCCTCATGTTGAATTGCTCAGCTCTTTTCTTGATTTGGTCTGGAAGACCATTGATCCTAACCTTGAACTCATCATACTCGCGTTTGACCCAACGACGATCTTTCACAAAATCGTGCTTTTTCTTGTTCTTTGTTGGGTCTTTCTTGAGGCTGAAGTAACTATCAGGGTTTCTTGGCTCTATGTCATGTTTTCTACAAAATGGCACCCAATACTGCAAAGAAATGCAAAAGTGTTAATGAATAAATGAAAATCTAAAAGTGTTAatagattaatatataatgGTTAGGACCAATCAACTTATAGCAtattggttttaagttgaaaGTCCAAAAAAACTTAACGAAAACCTTTATCAAATAATCTATTAGAGTAGCCAAGACGCAGAATAAGAGATAGAGAGTGTGTGAATGAAACCTCAGCAAAGCGAACAGCTTCAGCCATGGCTTCAAAGGTGAGAATCGCACCACCATCATCTGAAATGTAAGCTGAAAGCTTCTCGATTGGGTAATCTACAGCGAGGATCGAAAGAAGGGTGTTCGCAGTAACTAAAGGAGGTTCTTTATCCGGGTCAGCTGTGGATACAAACACATCAACACCGGGAAGATCAGAGCGACCAGTAGGGTTTGAAGGAGAAGGCTGCTCAAACTTGTCATGCAAGGCAGCAAGATCTGTTGCTCTGTTTATAGGGTTTAGCTTCGGAAGAATGTCAAGAATCCAAGAGAAAGCGAACCAAAGCTCGCATACTATAGATAGTCCCCATAGCCACATTGCATCCTCGTTAGGATTCGCAATACGCcaccagaggaagaagaagagtaccACAAGACGACATACGATTAATAACCTGAACACATAGAGGGAGACATTGTAAGTTGTGTAACAAAAACCAAGAAAATCTTAGAGACAAACCAATCACCTGTAAGGACTAAGAACTTTGGCTGGAATCTGAACTTTTCTGGTGAGAGGCTTCCATGGTTTGTCTAAAAAATCCGACATGTTAACACCACCGTCGTAGTTATCATCCTCTTCCGACCAGAACGCATTGCCTATTCCGTACTTCCCTTTAGATTCAAACAACCACCTGTTATGATCAAAGTCTCCCGTTTGGCTCCTCAACAACATTGACTTGTTATTCGATTTCATGACGGATAATCTCCTCTCCATCTTGTTCCTGGGGGCACTGCGGTTTGGATCAGAGGTGGAGCCGGAGGAGCCAGCAGGCTGGTTGTCTGGTGTTGGAGGCATGTGGACGGTGTAGTTGATGTAATCGGTTTGGCTGGAGGAGTCTCCAGGGACGTCCATGTCATCATCGCGGGAGAGGCTCACACTGCGGCCACTGGACGTCCGGCGACCAAACTTGACGGCCGGTGGAGGCCGGCTTATGGAAGAGGATTGTGAGTTTAAAGTCTTTTTGGGTGGACTTGAAGCCATTACAATGATAAGAGTTCTCTGTTTTTGGGTCGTTTGGTTTCTTCAGCAAGAAACTGAACCCATTTCTTTTGACAAAACCTGATTTAGAAAGAAATAgaatttagaaagaaaaaaaaaaacagaggaatgtgtgaaaaatattaaagagagaagaaagaaaagaaaaagaaaatgtataGAGTTTGGGAAATTTCAACGGTTGATAGATTTTTTCTattataagaagaaaaaattcaaaactgaAATCTATGAAGCCTGAACCTTAGTTCTCCTTTCTTTAAGCTTTGCCTCTCTTCTATATTACTTGTATTTGAATGAAAGACATTATAAGTAGATATAGCAAAGATGCTAATAAAGATAGACAAAAACCACTCTATAGAATTAAGCGTCTACCTTCATCAACTCAACCAAATAAACTACTATTCAATTTCAGATTGGTGGAATCAGAAACATTATCATTGTCCGATTCATTGTTACCCCAGGGTTCAACCACATGGATGATAGCATAATTGGGAAAGCAGACTGCCTTCAGAATGGAAGAACAACCATATATAAAGATGCCAGACCACTGTAGAAGAGAGAGACCGAGTCCGGGGTTTTCCGACAAAACATCGGACGGACCAAGTAAATCCCTAACCAACGAACAAAACAAGACTCTTGACTAGTTTTAGGGAACTATGGTGACAATGCTGACTAGGTCAGACCAAATCCAGTTAAATTTATGAACTGGGTAGACTATGCTATACCCTCGTCAATGGTCATCACCATCATAGCAATTCGCAAGAAGTCAAGAACGACCAAGGCAACACACAAGCGCGTTCATATCAGTTCCAAATAATGGTTCACAAGAATCATTGTCGGTACAAGCAATAAAAGTGTTGGCAAAATGTTGAACATTCATACACGGCCTATACAAAACCAATTTCAACAAGTACAATCTAAGCAGAAACATAGCATGATAATTTAGAAACCACAACAAAAGCAGTACAACGAAC
Protein-coding regions in this window:
- the LOC106377107 gene encoding cellulose synthase-like protein D1, translating into MASSPPKKTLNSQSSSISRPPPAVKFGRRTSSGRSVSLSRDDDMDVPGDSSSQTDYINYTVHMPPTPDNQPAGSSGSTSDPNRSAPRNKMERRLSVMKSNNKSMLLRSQTGDFDHNRWLFESKGKYGIGNAFWSEEDDNYDGGVNMSDFLDKPWKPLTRKVQIPAKVLSPYRLLIVCRLVVLFFFLWWRIANPNEDAMWLWGLSIVCELWFAFSWILDILPKLNPINRATDLAALHDKFEQPSPSNPTGRSDLPGVDVFVSTADPDKEPPLVTANTLLSILAVDYPIEKLSAYISDDGGAILTFEAMAEAVRFAEYWVPFCRKHDIEPRNPDSYFSLKKDPTKNKKKHDFVKDRRWVKREYDEFKVRINGLPDQIKKRAEQFNMREELKERRIAKEKNGGVLPPDGVEVVKATWMADGTHWPGTWFEPKPDHSKGDHAGILQIMSKVPELEPVMGGPNEGALDFTGIDIRVPMFAYVSREKRPGFDHNKKAGAMNGMVRASAILSNGAFILNLDCDHYIYNSKAIKEGMCFMMDRGGDRICYIQFPQRFEGIDPSDRYANHNTVFFDGNMRALDGLQGPVYVGTGCMFRRYALYGFNPPRANEYSGVFGQDKAPAMYGRTQSGASQNSQASDIESDTQPLTDDPDLGLPKKFGNSTVFTDTIPVAEYQGRPLADHMSVKNGRPPGALLLPRPPLDAPTVAEAIAVISCWYEDNTEWGDRIGWIYGSVTEDVVTGYRMHNRGWRSVYCITKRDAFRGTAPINLTDRLHQVLRWATGSVEIFFSKNNAIFATRRLKFLQRVAYLNVGIYPFTSIFLVVYCFLPALCLFSGKFIVQSLDIHFLSYLLCITITLTLISLLEVKWSGIGLEEWWRNEQFWLIGGTSAHLAAVVQGFLKVIAGIEISFTLTSKSAGEDEDDVFADLYIVKWTGLFIMPLTIIVVNLVAIVIGASRTIYSVIPQWNKLLGGTFFSMWVLTHMYPFAKGLMGRRGKVPTIVYVWSGLVSITVSLLWITISPPDDVTGGGGISV